The genomic stretch GTAAAAGTCCCTATAATTATTCTACCCATGGGCAGAGGAAACACGTTCTATTATACAGTTTACGGTAAAATAGACCCCTTAAACTTGTTTACTTCTCTTCTTAAGTGTAATAGGGTAGAATACGTTGATATCGGTTTTATAAGGGAATTAAATAGGGGATTTGTACTCGGAACATCAATAGGTATATTAGCTGATCTGGTGAAACTCTCAGAATTATATAAGAAGATCGGTAAGGGTATGTGGTCCTATACTTTAGCATCTATGGATTTAAGGGTTAGAATGAGAAAAGGTCAAATTAAACCAATAAGGGTTTCGTTAAGGGTTAATAAAGAAAAGGTGTATGAGGACTACGCATATTTACTCTCAATAGGAAATACGCCAGTAAGAGGAAGAGGAAGTATGAAATTATTTCCTAAAGCCTCAATTAGTGATGGTACATTAGACGTCATAGTGTTGCCTAAAGTAAATGAGGAGATAATGGATTCATTAGCTAAAGGGTCATATTCAAATGTATTATATTACAAGGGAAAAAACATTGAAATCACATCTGACAGAAGGTTAAGCTTAGAGGTTGATGGAGACTATATCTTATTAGAAGAAAATAAAATTACTGTTGATGTAATTCCCTCTTCACTTCCTCTGTTAAAACCTTGTACATAAACTTCAATTCATCATTTCCTCTCTTTTCTAGACTATATAAGATATTATAAATATTTTTTAGATCCTCTTCGTTATTATCTTTGATAGCATCTAAGAATTTCTTATTAACCACTTCTCTCTTTTTTTCTAAACCAGTACCGTGAAAACCATCAACTATCTCTTTTTCTACGCTTATTTTTCTGCCTTCCTTAGTTTTCGCATCTATTATTACTCCCATATATTTTCTAGTTTTCTCAAAATTTACCTCATTTAAATCAACCCCTCTTAAATTATATTCGAAATCTCCTAGGAATTTTTTAATAAAATCTACTCCTATTTCATTTATTGCAACACCAAATGGTAGAGGTTCGTTTAATAGCTTAATTGTAAGATTAACGTCATGAAGTATATTTACCTTATATACTAATTTCCAGATTAATGGGTCTTTTATGTGACTTTCATCGTAAGAGGTAACTCCGAATCCCTTATCTTTAATTGTAACAGCTAAAAGGTAAGGAGAGTAAAATTGAAGTAGGGTAAATGACGGATTGTCCTCCTTGACTATCCTTTCGTGGTTCTTATCCATGAAATAGGTGAGCATGTTCTCCCTCAATGTAACTTCACTTATCTCATCCAGTTTAACTTCTTTACTTATCTCTAACGCACCTTCTATTAACGTTTGTGCATATGCACATGCTGGATATTTTTTAACAGAGAGAGTATTTACGTGCCACCTTTTGTTAAAACCTCCTAAAGGGGCCTTAAGATAATATTCCCCATACTGCTTTAAGAAATCCGTCAAGAAATTCTCGTTAACGTTCTGATATTTAGCTAATCTGAAAGCCTTATAGCCCATCTCAACTCCTAAAGAGGCCGAATACAATTTGCCCAGACTTCCGAAACCGTGTGATGTAGGTTTTATCATATAACTTAAGGATAATCCCATGCTATTTTTTAAATCTTGATTATATAATTTAGAGAGAAATACCGCAGTTGAGAGGGAATGTATTGATGTCATTGATTGTCCCCTTGTTCTGCTGACAGATAAGGAAGCTGCGACCCTAGCGGAGATTTCTACAGAGGATACTACAGCTTCCATCAGCTCTTTACCAGATACATTAACATTAGGAATTGAGAATAATAATGGGGAAACTATTCCGTGACCTAAATGTCCGTAATATAGTAATGTAGAGTCGTAATCATACATTACACTAAGTATTGGGAAAAGTTCTTGATAATTTACGTTAAATAAGTCTAATCTCTTAGCCCAATGCGTCCTAGAGGATATTAGAGCTGTGAATATAGTATCCATTATCATTAATTTTGCGTTCTCTAAACTGTCATTGGGTACTTTAGATATTGAAATGTTATTAGCCCATTCCTTAGCCTCTTCTAAAAAGGATTCCATAAAAACTCTCTTTGCTAGAAAATTAAAAACTTTTCCTATTTTCAAAAATAAAGTTTATTAGCCTTATAGCATAATTTAAGATATGTCTATATTCTCAAAAGTGGGTGTAGTAGGAGCTGGAACGATGGGTCACGGTATAGCAGAAGTTGCAGCAATAGCTGGATATCAAGTATATTTAAGTGATATTTCGCAGGACATATTAAATAACGCATTAGAAAAAATTAAATGGAGTTTACAAAAACTGAAAGAAGGTGGGAAGCTTAAGGAAAGCATTGATACTATAATAAGTAGAATAAAACCTACAACTAACCTTAACGATTTTGCAGATGCTGATTACATTATAGAGGCTGCAGTAGAAAATTCTGAGGTAAAAAGAAAGATATTTTCAGAATTAGACGGAATAGTAAAACCAAATGCCATATTCGCCACTAATACTTCTACAATCCCCATTTCCACTCTTGCAGAAGTAACTAAGAGGCAAGATAAATTTATAGGACTCCACTTCATGAATCCTCCAGTATTAATGCCCTTAGTTGAGATCATAATGGGCAATAAGACTAGCCAACAAACCTTAGAAATTACTATTGAATTTGCTAAAAGTATCGGGAAAGATTATGTTATTGTTAAGAAAGACGTACCCGGATTTCTAATAAATAGAATAAACGGAAGGACTTTCGCTGAGGCAATCTTAATGTACGATGAGGGATACCAAAAAGAGGATATAGATGCTATGACTAGATTTAGACTAGGAATGCCAATGGGTTTCCTAGAACTTTTAGACTTTACTGGGATAGATGTTTCTTACAACGCAGCATTAGAAGCTATAAAGAGAGGTGAAAAGGAACCTCCGCATTTTAAGGTTTTAAAGAAGATGGTAGAAGAGGGTAGATTAGGCGTAAAAAGCGGAAAAGGGTTTTACACATATAAGAGTAAAATTTACGAAAGGCCTAAAATAGTCCCCACTGATGATATGTACTCAGTAAATCCCTTAAGGATAATCGCTCCTGCAGTAAACGAAGCTGCATGGTTAATTAGAAATAATATAAGTAGTATTGAAGACATAGAAAAAGGAATGATTAAGGGAATGAGTTGGCCTCAAGGACCCTTAACGTTTGCCGATAAGTTCGGAATAGATAATATAGTAAACTTCTTAGAACAGAGATACCATGATACTGGTAACGATTATTATAATCCAGATCCATTACTTAAAGAAATGATAGAGCAGAAGAAATTAGGAGTTAAATCTGGAGAAGGTTTCTTTAAATGGAACTATGAGAGAGTTGATTTAGGACCGGTAAGATATGAAAAACTTCATGATTACGCTAAAATAACCATGAGAAGGGCTGAAAAACTAAACGCATTAAATGAAGCTATGTGGACTGGGTTAACTCAAGCCTTCAATAAGGCTAAGGAAGATAAAGATGTTAGGGCTGTTATCATTACGGGTGAAGGTAGGGCTTTCTGTGCAGGGGATGATATAGAGATGATGCACTATTGGGAGAATACAGCTAGCGTAATTGAGTGGAGTCAAAAAATATCTTCTCCATTGATAGATACCCTAACTAATTACCCCAAGCCAATTATAGCAGAAGTTAACGGATTAGCATTTGGCGGAGGAATGGAACTCCTAATATTGTTTGATATAGTTATAGCCAGTGAAGATGCTACATTTGCAATACCAGAAGGATTAATAGGTGCTTTACCACCCTTAGCGTCATCAATAGGTGTTGGCTTCGTAAGTAGAAAAATAGCTAGATATGCATTAACAGGTGAATGGCTAAGTGCTAAACAAGCTAAGGAATTAGGATTAGTAGATATTATAGTACCTCCAGAGCAGTTAGAGATAACCGGTGTTGAGATAGTCGAGAAGGTTAAGAGAGTGGCGCCTTTATCTAGTATGTCTATTAAGAGAGCTGTAAATTCAATAAGGAACTCATATCTGGACAAATTGCAGATAGCATCACAAGATTTGACAATTCTATCAACTACAGAGGACTTTAAGGAGGGTATGAAGGCGTTCATTGAGAAAAGACAACCTAGATATAAAGGGAGGTAAAAATAATTTCAAAAATTAATTGTTTTCCATATTTTATTGAAGAATGAAATGAAAAGATGGTTTTTTTTCTATTTACATTCATATATTATTCTAATTGATAACACAGAGAAAATATTTTAACATAATAATTATTAAAGAACCAGCCTAAAATAGAGCTAAAGATAAAGGATAATTTGCTATTTATATTAAAGTTTTCTAAATTTTTATAACTTTAGCATTAGATTATAAAATTTAACGTGCGCCTTTTATGCTAAATCGAAAATTATATTAGCATCTTAGCGGAAGAAATATTTAAAATTCTTAAGTTACACAAATAAATGATGGCTAAAGTTTTTATAAAAGGTCTACCATCAACAATGATGGATGACTTTCAATTAAATGTAATTAATTTGCTTCAGCATGCTGCAGAAAACTATGGCGAGAGGGAAATAAAGTCGAGAAAGTTAGATGGTACATTAGAGGTGTTTAACTATAAGACTATTTATGAAAGGGTAAAAAGATTAGCGAATGCATTAGAGTTCTTAGGAGTCAAACCTACTGAAAGGGTTGGAGTATTAGGGTTTAATACTCACAGATATTTTGAAGCTTATTTTGGAATAAGTGGTATTGGTGCAGTAATGGTTGAGATGAACTTCAGACTATCACCGGAAGAATTAACTTATATTGCTAAACACTCTAAGATTAAGGTAGTATTTGCGGATGAGCAATTAATTCCATTAATAGAGAAAGTTAATGATAGGGTGAACTTTGAGAAGGTCGTAATTATGACCGATAGAGAAAGAACACCAGCGACTAAAATTTCTAAAGTTTACCATTATGAGGAGTCTGGGACAAAAACTTTAGATACCCTCCATTTTGTATATAATAGCATATGAATAAGAAGTTAACCCAAAAGGCCTTTGATAATTTCAAGGCATCAATAGAAGATTTAATCAAGCTGTATAAGGAGAGCAAGCTTGACAAGGAGAAAACTGCTGAGATGAGTGAGGAGGAAAGGTTGGCAACGTTAAGGAGATTTGGGCAAGACTTGAAGGAAGACTTGGAGAAGGCTGCAAAATTCGTGAAAGTTAGGGAAGGACCTGGGAGGAAGAGTAAACTAACCCCACAAGAGAAAGCATACATACTGATAATCAAGGAATATCTAGGCTTATCCAACAGGGAAACCGCAGAACTAGCATCACTACTCAACTTGACAAGTGTGGAAATAAGTTACAAGACTGTGGAAAGACTATACTCAGACCCAGATGTTTTCGTTGTACTCTACAACCTACTATCACAAATTGTTGAGGGATTATCAATTGATGCAGCAATGGACGGTACGGGTTATTCAGTGGTGATTACAAGGCATTATAGGAGTGAGAGGGAGGAGTCTGGAGAGGAGGTGAAGGAGGGGAAGGGTTTCGTATACTCCTTCTTCATCTTTGACTTAGGTAGTAACCTGATTGTCGCTTACGGTTATTCGCTTAAGAGTGAGAGGGAGGCTTATGAAAGAGCCCTCAAGGTTCTGAAAGATTTGGGCGTACACGTTGAATTCTTGAGGGCTGACAAGTATTATGGTAAGTCAACACTGAAGGAATTCCCAAACACGACAGTCTACTTGATACCAAAATCAAACGCGTCAATCAAGGGAGGGAAAAGGTGGAGGGAGATGATATTGAGGTTCATGAGGAACCCACTGGAGTATTTGGAGGAGTATTTTAAGCGTGAGAGGGCTGAATCATTGATCTCTTGGATTAAGAGGAAAACAGGTTGGGTTATAAACAAGGTTAGGGAGGAGAGGATACATTTAACAGTACTTGCAAGGGTTGTAATCCATGATCTGTATTGGTCTAAAGCGTTAGATTAAAAATCTCAAAATACTATATATACTTGGGGATAATAAAACTAATTTGTCCCAGACTCCATTATGAGGAATTACTTAAAAGTAATTCACCTGATTACGATTTCCCTATAATCGATGAGAAATCATCTTGTTTTGCTTGTTACACTTCTGGTACTACTGGAGCGCCTAAAGGAGTTTACTATTCACATAGAGCTATAGTATTACATTCCATGGCAGTAATTCAAGCAGTTCCCGTAAACACTAATGACGTGCTTTTACAGTTAGTTCCTATGTTTCACGCAAACGGCTGGGGATGGCCTTTTACCGCTACCATGGTTGGAGCTAAGCAAGTATTTCCTGGGCAATACAGTTTAGATAACCTAAAGCCTATTACTGATCTGCTTATAAACGAAAATATCACAATATCTAATGGAGTTCCAACTCTGTGGATAGCTATTCATAATTATTTATCGTCACTAAAAGATAAGCCGAAATTTAATAATTTGAAAGTACTTATAGGCGGAAGCGAGCCTCCTTTAGCCTTAATAAGAGGCCTTAGGGAGTTCGGAATAGAGGTAATACATGGTTATGGGTCAACTGAAACTACACCTCTATCCAATATAAATATAATAAAGTACTATTTAGGATTAAGTCAAGAGGAATATGAGGAATTAAAATCTAAGCAGGGAATTCCAGTATTCCCTATTCAGAGAAAAGTAATCACTCCAGATGGAAAAGATGTGCCCTGGGATAATAAAACTATTGGAGAACTTTTAGAGAGAGGACCTTGGGTGGTTAAAGAATATTATAACGATCCAAGAACATTGGAATCTTTCATAGGAGAGGGTTATGAAATTTGGTGGAAGAGTGGTAATGCTGTAACTGTAGATCAATACGGTTATATAAAAATAGTAGATAGACTTAAAGATCTTATAAAGAGCGGTGGTGAGTGGATATCAAGCGTAGATATGGAGAACTTCTTGATGGCTCATCCTAAGGTTCTTGAGGCTACAGTAGTTGGTGTTCCTCATCCTAAATGGCAAGAAAGACCTTTAGCTTTTGTCGTTGTAAAACCAGAATATGAGGGTAAAGTGACTAAGGAGGAGCTTTTAGAATATTTATCGAAGAGATTCGCAAAGTGGCAATTACCCGAAATAATTTTCACAGATTCAATTCCTAAAACTAGTACTGGTAAGTTCGATAAGAAGATATTAAGGGAACAGTATAAGGATTATTTCATAAAAAGAGAAATGATAGACTAAGTTCTTAATAAAAGTTACGCTCTTTTTCTTTTAATTTCTTCAATTATTTGCTTAGATAGTTCTATAAGTATATAGAGAGCATCAGGATTAGTGATAGAGTCTATTCTCACTGCTTTATTAATATCCCACCCCATTAATATTTTCTTAACTGGAACTTCAAGTTTCTTAAAGTTTAACGTTAAAGGTATATCTGGAACCTGTATAATGTAGTCTGGTATGAAATAGGGACCCAATTCTTGTCTCATCTTA from Sulfolobus sp. S-194 encodes the following:
- a CDS encoding MmgE/PrpD family protein → MESFLEEAKEWANNISISKVPNDSLENAKLMIMDTIFTALISSRTHWAKRLDLFNVNYQELFPILSVMYDYDSTLLYYGHLGHGIVSPLLFSIPNVNVSGKELMEAVVSSVEISARVAASLSVSRTRGQSMTSIHSLSTAVFLSKLYNQDLKNSMGLSLSYMIKPTSHGFGSLGKLYSASLGVEMGYKAFRLAKYQNVNENFLTDFLKQYGEYYLKAPLGGFNKRWHVNTLSVKKYPACAYAQTLIEGALEISKEVKLDEISEVTLRENMLTYFMDKNHERIVKEDNPSFTLLQFYSPYLLAVTIKDKGFGVTSYDESHIKDPLIWKLVYKVNILHDVNLTIKLLNEPLPFGVAINEIGVDFIKKFLGDFEYNLRGVDLNEVNFEKTRKYMGVIIDAKTKEGRKISVEKEIVDGFHGTGLEKKREVVNKKFLDAIKDNNEEDLKNIYNILYSLEKRGNDELKFMYKVLTEEVKRELHQQ
- a CDS encoding diacylglycerol kinase family protein, with product MKVLAIINPKAGTYDQKLVELCINVLRAKFTVNIVYPININEAKKLASSRDYDVLIIGGGDSTIGNLSINVKVPIIILPMGRGNTFYYTVYGKIDPLNLFTSLLKCNRVEYVDIGFIRELNRGFVLGTSIGILADLVKLSELYKKIGKGMWSYTLASMDLRVRMRKGQIKPIRVSLRVNKEKVYEDYAYLLSIGNTPVRGRGSMKLFPKASISDGTLDVIVLPKVNEEIMDSLAKGSYSNVLYYKGKNIEITSDRRLSLEVDGDYILLEENKITVDVIPSSLPLLKPCT
- a CDS encoding 3-hydroxyacyl-CoA dehydrogenase/enoyl-CoA hydratase family protein, whose protein sequence is MSIFSKVGVVGAGTMGHGIAEVAAIAGYQVYLSDISQDILNNALEKIKWSLQKLKEGGKLKESIDTIISRIKPTTNLNDFADADYIIEAAVENSEVKRKIFSELDGIVKPNAIFATNTSTIPISTLAEVTKRQDKFIGLHFMNPPVLMPLVEIIMGNKTSQQTLEITIEFAKSIGKDYVIVKKDVPGFLINRINGRTFAEAILMYDEGYQKEDIDAMTRFRLGMPMGFLELLDFTGIDVSYNAALEAIKRGEKEPPHFKVLKKMVEEGRLGVKSGKGFYTYKSKIYERPKIVPTDDMYSVNPLRIIAPAVNEAAWLIRNNISSIEDIEKGMIKGMSWPQGPLTFADKFGIDNIVNFLEQRYHDTGNDYYNPDPLLKEMIEQKKLGVKSGEGFFKWNYERVDLGPVRYEKLHDYAKITMRRAEKLNALNEAMWTGLTQAFNKAKEDKDVRAVIITGEGRAFCAGDDIEMMHYWENTASVIEWSQKISSPLIDTLTNYPKPIIAEVNGLAFGGGMELLILFDIVIASEDATFAIPEGLIGALPPLASSIGVGFVSRKIARYALTGEWLSAKQAKELGLVDIIVPPEQLEITGVEIVEKVKRVAPLSSMSIKRAVNSIRNSYLDKLQIASQDLTILSTTEDFKEGMKAFIEKRQPRYKGR